In one Dermacentor albipictus isolate Rhodes 1998 colony chromosome 4, USDA_Dalb.pri_finalv2, whole genome shotgun sequence genomic region, the following are encoded:
- the LOC135911422 gene encoding angiotensin-converting enzyme-like isoform X1, translating to MMKRILPLVLCAVMSDAGSACRSERCVSKSVAREEAAAERYLTGELESAQNRMCADIATALWNYNAEPSELSALTLTETLQHYSAFQTEVWSNATRFNWTSFTNSTLRRAFSKLSLLGKNALDDENLAKYLRLESLLSGDRSNVTLCQYKGGWEDGDEGCHLTFSDLQRIVRLSENSAELLHYFKQWMNQARRFGDAFSELLRIIAMESEINGFRNAADYVMNSYEWPTFREDAEAFWNKLFPLYQRMHRLVRERLIRKYGSKVVSPTGPIDVHLLGVQGYLTSNAADLTDPLTASTWNDENSPVNSKSQNFTAFEVFKEAEYFYVSLGLPQLPRSVWEKSMIATSSSRDADFSCEASAWDFCDGQDYRIRMCTEATVGSLGTVFHEMGHVYYFMLYAELPHVFRTGANAAFHEAVADALSWLAIQSRRLREHLGFGITNPVAAETHHLLALAFDHVGRLFYGIATSKWIWTVLDEPVTRERMDSLYWDMRLKYEGIRSPLDTQTGSFRSPADYDFRAHMNRIRSMCSFVVQMQIVKYLCGGANRTGPLHECDVFGSEEAGRRLASILRLGSSKPLADLMEMISEGQRKTMDASATLEYFLPVMEWLQDNSESYVGWGQHR from the exons ATGATGAAGCGCATACTTCCATTGGTTCTGTGTGCCGTGATGTCCGACGCGGGATCGGCCTGCCGGTCTGAGCGCTGCGTTTCGAAGAGTGTCGCACGAGAAGAGGCGGCGGCTGAGCGATATCTGACGGGCGAGCTGGAGTCGGCCCAGAACAGGATGTGCGCTGACATCGCGACCGCGCTGTGGAATTACAACGCCGAGCCAAGCGAACTCAGCGCTCTCACCCTG ACCGAAACCTTGCAGCATTACTCCGCTTTCCAAACTGAGGTCTGGAGCAATGCGACGCGCTTCAACTGGACTTCTTTCACAAATTCCACACTTCGCCGCGCTTTCAGCAAATTGTCCCTCTTGGGTAAGAACGCCCTGGATGACGAGAACCTCGCCAAG taCCTTCGGTTAGAGTCGCTGCTCTCAGGCGATCGTTCCAACGTCACCTTGTGCCAATACAAAGGCGGCTGGGAAGATGGCGATGAAGGTTGTCATCTCACCTTCTCAG ACTTGCAACGCATCGTCAGGCTCTCGGAGAACAGCGCTGAGCTCCTACATTATTTCAAGCAGTGGATGAATCAGGCAAGGCGTTTCGGAGACGCCTTTTCTGAGCTTCTGCGAATTATCGCCATGGAAAGCGAGATTAATG GCTTTAGGAACGCAGCAGACTACGTCATGAATTCTTACGAATGGCCGACGTTCAGGGAAGATGCGGAAGCATTCTGGAACAAACTGTTCCCGCTGTACCAGCGTATGCATCGCCTGGTGCGAGAGAGGCTGATCAGAAAGTATGGCTCTAAGGTCGTGTCTCCGACTGGTCCTATAGACGTTCACCTACTGG GCGTGCAGGGTTACTTGACAAGCAATGCGGCAGATCTGACAGACCCTTTGACGGCGTCGACATGGAATGATGAAAACTCTCCTGTGAACTCGAAG TCCCAAAACTTTACTGCATTCGAAGTGTTCAAAGAGGCGGAGTACTTCTACGTTTCTTTGGGGCTGCCGCAGCTGCCTAGGAGTGTTTGGGAGAAGTCTATGATTGCAACGTCATCGTCGCGGGACGCCGATTTCTCTTGCGAGGCGTCTGCTTGGGACTTTTGCGATGGACAAGATTACAG GATTAGGATGTGCACCGAAGCAACTGTCGGTAGCCTGGGAACAGTGTTCCACGAGATGGGACACGTGTATTACTTCATGCTGTACGCGGAGCTGCCGCATGTCTTTCGAACAGGAGCCAATGCAG CATTCCACGAAGCTGTTGCAGACGCGCTGTCATGGTTGGCGATTCAATCTAGAAGGCTTCGAGAACATCTCGGATTTGGAATAACAAATCCCG TAGCTGCGGAGACACATCACCTACTGGCGCTCGCCTTCGACCACGTCGGACGACTGTTTTATGGAATCGCAACTAGCAAGTGGATCTGGACAGTGCTGGACGAACCTGTAACCCGCGAGCGTATGGACTCCCTATACTGGGATATGAG acTAAAATACGAAGGAATACGTTCACCGTTGGATACCCAGACGGGCAGTTTCCGCTCACCTGCGGATTATGATTTTCGCGCGCACATGAACCGAATCAG GTCCATGTGCAGCTTTGTCGTGCAGATGCAGATCGTCAAGTACCTGTGCGGAGGAGCGAATCGCACGGGTCCACTGCACGAATGCGACGTTTTCGGCTCTGAAGAAGCAGGCAGACGTCTCGC ATCAATTCTTAGGCTCGGATCATCAAAACCCCTGGCGGATCTTATGGAAATGATCAGTGAAGGTCAGCGAAAAACTATGGATGCGTCGGCTACTCTCGAATACTTCCTGCCCGTGATGGAGTGGCTGCAGGATAATTCTGAAAGCTACGTCGGATGGGGTCAACACCGGTAG
- the LOC135911422 gene encoding angiotensin-converting enzyme-like isoform X3, producing MAMKVVISPSQPVRSLQDLQRIVRLSENSAELLHYFKQWMNQARRFGDAFSELLRIIAMESEINGFRNAADYVMNSYEWPTFREDAEAFWNKLFPLYQRMHRLVRERLIRKYGSKVVSPTGPIDVHLLGVQGYLTSNAADLTDPLTASTWNDENSPVNSKSQNFTAFEVFKEAEYFYVSLGLPQLPRSVWEKSMIATSSSRDADFSCEASAWDFCDGQDYRIRMCTEATVGSLGTVFHEMGHVYYFMLYAELPHVFRTGANAAFHEAVADALSWLAIQSRRLREHLGFGITNPVAAETHHLLALAFDHVGRLFYGIATSKWIWTVLDEPVTRERMDSLYWDMRLKYEGIRSPLDTQTGSFRSPADYDFRAHMNRIRSMCSFVVQMQIVKYLCGGANRTGPLHECDVFGSEEAGRRLASILRLGSSKPLADLMEMISEGQRKTMDASATLEYFLPVMEWLQDNSESYVGWGQHR from the exons ATGGCGATGAAGGTTGTCATCTCACCTTCTCAG CCTGTGCGCTCTCTTCAAGACTTGCAACGCATCGTCAGGCTCTCGGAGAACAGCGCTGAGCTCCTACATTATTTCAAGCAGTGGATGAATCAGGCAAGGCGTTTCGGAGACGCCTTTTCTGAGCTTCTGCGAATTATCGCCATGGAAAGCGAGATTAATG GCTTTAGGAACGCAGCAGACTACGTCATGAATTCTTACGAATGGCCGACGTTCAGGGAAGATGCGGAAGCATTCTGGAACAAACTGTTCCCGCTGTACCAGCGTATGCATCGCCTGGTGCGAGAGAGGCTGATCAGAAAGTATGGCTCTAAGGTCGTGTCTCCGACTGGTCCTATAGACGTTCACCTACTGG GCGTGCAGGGTTACTTGACAAGCAATGCGGCAGATCTGACAGACCCTTTGACGGCGTCGACATGGAATGATGAAAACTCTCCTGTGAACTCGAAG TCCCAAAACTTTACTGCATTCGAAGTGTTCAAAGAGGCGGAGTACTTCTACGTTTCTTTGGGGCTGCCGCAGCTGCCTAGGAGTGTTTGGGAGAAGTCTATGATTGCAACGTCATCGTCGCGGGACGCCGATTTCTCTTGCGAGGCGTCTGCTTGGGACTTTTGCGATGGACAAGATTACAG GATTAGGATGTGCACCGAAGCAACTGTCGGTAGCCTGGGAACAGTGTTCCACGAGATGGGACACGTGTATTACTTCATGCTGTACGCGGAGCTGCCGCATGTCTTTCGAACAGGAGCCAATGCAG CATTCCACGAAGCTGTTGCAGACGCGCTGTCATGGTTGGCGATTCAATCTAGAAGGCTTCGAGAACATCTCGGATTTGGAATAACAAATCCCG TAGCTGCGGAGACACATCACCTACTGGCGCTCGCCTTCGACCACGTCGGACGACTGTTTTATGGAATCGCAACTAGCAAGTGGATCTGGACAGTGCTGGACGAACCTGTAACCCGCGAGCGTATGGACTCCCTATACTGGGATATGAG acTAAAATACGAAGGAATACGTTCACCGTTGGATACCCAGACGGGCAGTTTCCGCTCACCTGCGGATTATGATTTTCGCGCGCACATGAACCGAATCAG GTCCATGTGCAGCTTTGTCGTGCAGATGCAGATCGTCAAGTACCTGTGCGGAGGAGCGAATCGCACGGGTCCACTGCACGAATGCGACGTTTTCGGCTCTGAAGAAGCAGGCAGACGTCTCGC ATCAATTCTTAGGCTCGGATCATCAAAACCCCTGGCGGATCTTATGGAAATGATCAGTGAAGGTCAGCGAAAAACTATGGATGCGTCGGCTACTCTCGAATACTTCCTGCCCGTGATGGAGTGGCTGCAGGATAATTCTGAAAGCTACGTCGGATGGGGTCAACACCGGTAG
- the LOC139059519 gene encoding uncharacterized protein yields MSDAAARGLLGHINRTWESSKLPAEWKQAELRFIPKPGKPLTIENMRPISLTSCVGKVMERMVLRRLQTHLDETCQMPATIVLENLCKTGCDRKTYGYVKDFLTNITATIRIGKEQSEPVELGDRGTPQGPVLSPLLFNLALLPVPKLLNQIEGVGHAFYADDITTKERARPPNIIITIDGTEIKPLQQIRILGLLSRSDGKAHAAVNKIKTTSEQVLSMIRRVTNRNRGIKEKDALRLVQAFVVSRITYSAPDLQLTKVNRETLNTTIRKAVKLGMGISVYS; encoded by the exons ATGAGTGATGCGGCAGCACGcgggctcctgggtcacatcaacagaacctgggaaagctcgaagttaCCCGCAGAATGGAAACAGGCCGAGCTGCGGTTcataccgaaacccggcaaacctctgacgatcgagaacatgcgcccgatctcgctcacgtcctgtgtgggcaaggtcatggaacgcatggttcttaGAAGACTTCAAACACACCTGGACGAGAcgtgtcagatgccggcgaccat cgtgctcgagaacctgtgCAAGACGGGGTGTGACCGCAAGACCTACGGCTATGTTAAAGATTTTCTCACCAATATAACGGcgactatccggataggaaaggAACAGTccgagcctgtggagctcggagacaggggtaccccacaggggccggtcctgtcgcctctgcttttcaacctggccctCCTGCCGGTGCCCAAACTACTCAATCAGATTGAAGGCGTCGGCCATGcattctatgccgacgatataacg ACTAAAGAAAGAGCCCGACCGCCGAACATAAttatcaccatcgacggcacggAGATCAAGCCAttgcagcagatccggatactgggcctgctgtcgcgcagcgacggcaaggcgcacgcagccgtcaacaaaatcaagaccacatcagaGCAGGTCCTGAGCATGATCCgaagagtcaccaaccggaacagaggaatcaaagaaaaagacgcactgcgcctggtgcaggcattcgtcgtgtcacgcatAACGTACTCCGCTCCGGACCTCCAGCTTacgaaggtgaaccgcgagacgctgaacacgacgataaggaaagcagtaaaactcggCATGGGCATCTCAGTCTACTCTTGA
- the LOC135911422 gene encoding angiotensin-converting enzyme-like isoform X2, protein MMKRILPLVLCAVMSDAGSACRSERCVSKSVAREEAAAERYLTGELESAQNRMCADIATALWNYNAEPSELSALTLTETLQHYSAFQTEVWSNATRFNWTSFTNSTLRRAFSKLSLLGKNALDDENLAKYLRLESLLSGDRSNVTLCQYKGGWEDGDEGCHLTFSDLQRIVRLSENSAELLHYFKQWMNQARRFGDAFSELLRIIAMESEINGFRNAADYVMNSYEWPTFREDAEAFWNKLFPLYQRMHRLVRERLIRKYGSKVVSPTGPIDVHLLGVQGYLTSNAADLTDPLTASTWNDENSPVNSKSQNFTAFEVFKEAEYFYVSLGLPQLPRSVWEKSMIATSSSRDADFSCEASAWDFCDGQDYRIRMCTEATVGSLGTVFHEMGHVYYFMLYAELPHVFRTGANAAFHEAVADALSWLAIQSRRLREHLGFGITNPAAETHHLLALAFDHVGRLFYGIATSKWIWTVLDEPVTRERMDSLYWDMRLKYEGIRSPLDTQTGSFRSPADYDFRAHMNRIRSMCSFVVQMQIVKYLCGGANRTGPLHECDVFGSEEAGRRLASILRLGSSKPLADLMEMISEGQRKTMDASATLEYFLPVMEWLQDNSESYVGWGQHR, encoded by the exons ATGATGAAGCGCATACTTCCATTGGTTCTGTGTGCCGTGATGTCCGACGCGGGATCGGCCTGCCGGTCTGAGCGCTGCGTTTCGAAGAGTGTCGCACGAGAAGAGGCGGCGGCTGAGCGATATCTGACGGGCGAGCTGGAGTCGGCCCAGAACAGGATGTGCGCTGACATCGCGACCGCGCTGTGGAATTACAACGCCGAGCCAAGCGAACTCAGCGCTCTCACCCTG ACCGAAACCTTGCAGCATTACTCCGCTTTCCAAACTGAGGTCTGGAGCAATGCGACGCGCTTCAACTGGACTTCTTTCACAAATTCCACACTTCGCCGCGCTTTCAGCAAATTGTCCCTCTTGGGTAAGAACGCCCTGGATGACGAGAACCTCGCCAAG taCCTTCGGTTAGAGTCGCTGCTCTCAGGCGATCGTTCCAACGTCACCTTGTGCCAATACAAAGGCGGCTGGGAAGATGGCGATGAAGGTTGTCATCTCACCTTCTCAG ACTTGCAACGCATCGTCAGGCTCTCGGAGAACAGCGCTGAGCTCCTACATTATTTCAAGCAGTGGATGAATCAGGCAAGGCGTTTCGGAGACGCCTTTTCTGAGCTTCTGCGAATTATCGCCATGGAAAGCGAGATTAATG GCTTTAGGAACGCAGCAGACTACGTCATGAATTCTTACGAATGGCCGACGTTCAGGGAAGATGCGGAAGCATTCTGGAACAAACTGTTCCCGCTGTACCAGCGTATGCATCGCCTGGTGCGAGAGAGGCTGATCAGAAAGTATGGCTCTAAGGTCGTGTCTCCGACTGGTCCTATAGACGTTCACCTACTGG GCGTGCAGGGTTACTTGACAAGCAATGCGGCAGATCTGACAGACCCTTTGACGGCGTCGACATGGAATGATGAAAACTCTCCTGTGAACTCGAAG TCCCAAAACTTTACTGCATTCGAAGTGTTCAAAGAGGCGGAGTACTTCTACGTTTCTTTGGGGCTGCCGCAGCTGCCTAGGAGTGTTTGGGAGAAGTCTATGATTGCAACGTCATCGTCGCGGGACGCCGATTTCTCTTGCGAGGCGTCTGCTTGGGACTTTTGCGATGGACAAGATTACAG GATTAGGATGTGCACCGAAGCAACTGTCGGTAGCCTGGGAACAGTGTTCCACGAGATGGGACACGTGTATTACTTCATGCTGTACGCGGAGCTGCCGCATGTCTTTCGAACAGGAGCCAATGCAG CATTCCACGAAGCTGTTGCAGACGCGCTGTCATGGTTGGCGATTCAATCTAGAAGGCTTCGAGAACATCTCGGATTTGGAATAACAAATCCCG CTGCGGAGACACATCACCTACTGGCGCTCGCCTTCGACCACGTCGGACGACTGTTTTATGGAATCGCAACTAGCAAGTGGATCTGGACAGTGCTGGACGAACCTGTAACCCGCGAGCGTATGGACTCCCTATACTGGGATATGAG acTAAAATACGAAGGAATACGTTCACCGTTGGATACCCAGACGGGCAGTTTCCGCTCACCTGCGGATTATGATTTTCGCGCGCACATGAACCGAATCAG GTCCATGTGCAGCTTTGTCGTGCAGATGCAGATCGTCAAGTACCTGTGCGGAGGAGCGAATCGCACGGGTCCACTGCACGAATGCGACGTTTTCGGCTCTGAAGAAGCAGGCAGACGTCTCGC ATCAATTCTTAGGCTCGGATCATCAAAACCCCTGGCGGATCTTATGGAAATGATCAGTGAAGGTCAGCGAAAAACTATGGATGCGTCGGCTACTCTCGAATACTTCCTGCCCGTGATGGAGTGGCTGCAGGATAATTCTGAAAGCTACGTCGGATGGGGTCAACACCGGTAG